A stretch of Procambarus clarkii isolate CNS0578487 chromosome 20, FALCON_Pclarkii_2.0, whole genome shotgun sequence DNA encodes these proteins:
- the LOC123755340 gene encoding ferritin light chain produces MRLLLVNVCVILLTCAVIKADNTADKETLAKHDAVLSRVKSSFLKNNNNIRLLIQLVQEHFDNSLKYLFSSKQYGSQYVERPGLAKYLLEASDKQWKNAFDVLKKFLQRGGTFEDGNFIFNVTGKGELSLYETADISDRYVSTLRNVLDDSMNLSKNLNKLYLKTFKNQTNFGDLEISHYLTDKLEEEAERTRELAGHVVTLQKMNSLGVALHLFDSHF; encoded by the exons atgcgtctgttacttgtcAACGTGTGTGTCATTTTGTTGACATGTGCTGTCATCAAGGCGGACAATACGGCCGACAAAGAAACCTTGGCCAAACATGACGCCGTGCTTAGCA GAGTTAAGTCTTCATTCTTGAAGAACAATAACAACATCAGGCTACTGATACAACTCGTCCAAGAGCATTTTGACAACTCCCTCAAATATCTGTTTTCT AGCAAGCAGTATGGAAGTCAGTATGTAGAGCGTCCTGGTCTGGCCAAATATCTATTAGAGGCAAGTGACAAGCAATGGAAGAATGCTTTTGATGTCCTAAAGAAGTTCCTTCAGCGTGGTGGTACCTTTGAAGATGGTAATTTTATCTTTAATGTCACAGGAAAG GGTGAACTTTCTTTGTACGAAACTGCGGACATCAGCGACAGATATGTGAGCACGTTGAGAAATGTTCTGGACGATTCTATGAACTTATCCAAGAATTTGAACAAGCTTTAcctaaaaacatttaaaaatcaaACAAACTTTGGAGATCTGGAG ATATCCCATTATTTGACCGACAAGCTTGAGGAAGAGGCAGAGCGTACACGTGAACTGGCCGGCCATGTTGTCACCCTCCAGAAGATGAACAGCCTTGGTGTGGCTCTCCACCTGTTTGATTCCCACTTTTAA
- the LOC123755341 gene encoding ferritin heavy chain translates to MALRAQVWLLVLGFAAAQTTNEAFQCERNIGFPKAVCFTQKCADAINGHIKHELDAAFKYMYMGAKFAQFTEDRPGIAHFLMEAAAEERGHAIQMMDYLNMRGIKLTPSFTYVFPFDSQLTQEIQNMTYRSALEEAINMEIQVTNLIYNVVSECVQDYHAADLFTSSILGEQHEGVRKLQGALKAYDDLSLNYIGEGAELAEYIFDRKIMSEKL, encoded by the exons ATGGCTCTCCGCGCccaagtttggcttttggttctAG GGTTCGCGGCCGCCCAGACAACGAATGAAGCATTCCAATGCGAAcgtaatattg GTTTCCCAAAAGCAGTTTGCTTCACCCAGAAGTGTGCTGATGCTATTAATGGCCACATCAAACATGAGCTAGATGCAGCATTCAAGTACATGTACATG GGTGCCAAGTTTGCCCAGTTCACCGAAGACAGGCCAGGTATCGCCCATTTCCTGATGGAAGCTGCAGCAGAAGAACGAGGCCACGCTATCCAAATGATGGACTACCTCAACATGCGAGGCATAAAGCTTACACCCAGCTTTACATATGTGTTTCCGTTTGATAGTCAG CTGACCCAGGAAATCCAGAACATGACATATAGGTCTGCTTTAGAGGAAGCGATCAACATGGAAATTCAA GTGACCAATCTGATTTACAACGTGGTGAGTGAGTGCGTCCAAGACTATCATGCAGCTGATCTGTTCACCAGTTCTATCCTGGGGGAACAGCACGAAGGTGTTCGCAAGTTGCAGGGAGCTCTCAAGGCCTACGACGACTTGTCCCTCAACTACATTGGAGAAGGAGCTGAGCTGGCAGAATATATCTTTGACCGGAAGATAATGAGTGAAAAGCTTTAA